The region TCTCCTGACGCTGTCCTTGCCGATGTAGGCAAATTTCGTGTAATTATCAGGATTCATATGCTGCAGCCGGAAGGTATGGTACAGCATGCAGTCAGGGGTCACCCCGATTCGGCAGCGGCGCAGTTCTTCCAGGCTCCTGCACTTAACGACCTTGCCCAAAAGTAAGTCAATGTACGGCTGTAAATAAGCCTCCCTCACAATGATCTCTTCTGCAAGGCCTCCTTTTACCACTTCATAGGAATTCCGGCCCACTCGTTCCGTGTCCAGGACGGCCACATTAAAATATTCCGCCTTATCCAGCTCTCCATAAACAGCCAAGGCTGTTTCCGAACAGGCCGGGGCAACTACCAGGGACAGCTTGTTATTTCCAAGATAGCCTTCCACCGCATTTCTCCAGGTCTCATCCCTGATATCCAGAAGATCCGCAAGCACATGGACCTCCACCGCCTTACCGGTTTCCTCTAAAAGCCGCTGCTGGATCAGAGATCTGGCCCGTTCCAGATACTTTGGATACGCCTTGTTTCCGGCCTTTAGCTGGGCCAGCTCTTCCCTTGTCTGGCGCTCCTTTTTTCGGATGTCCCGAAGGATCCCTTCCGCCTCTTTCTGGGTTTCTTCCGTTTCCTTACGCATTTCTGCAATGGACCGTTTTAAGCGGTCCAGCTTTTCCTCATCAATGGTATTTTTTTCGAACTCTTCGATGTCCCATATGGTCTGGTTGGAGGTGGCCTCTTCGTTGATCCATTCCTTAAGCCGCTCTCCTGTCTGTGCCCACCTGGCAGAGCTTTTGCTTAAATGGCTTAACAGCTCCTTACCAGAGTCCAGCTGGTTTTTCAAATCCTCATAACCGGTGGAAGAAATCCGGCGGAGCAGTTCATTTCCCTGAAGGGTCAAATCTTCCATCTGCCTTTCCAGGGCCGACTTTTGTTCTTCCTGGCGGCTTAGATCTTCCCTTGCAAGACCGGTCTTGTCCGTCAGTGCCTGAATCCTTGCCTGATAATCCAGAATCTCCATCTTGCGGAAGAAATACGTATTTTCACTTATCTCCTCTTCTTTTTCCCGGACAGCTGAGAACTTTTCCCCCATTTCCTTTAAATAAGCGATCTCCACGCCAGTATCTTCGATCTTCTTTCGCATCCGACCGTACTGCATGACGCTTTCCTGCATGTCCTCAATGTGGATGTCCTGTTCCATGCAGATGTATTCCTTTACAAAGTCCTCCAGCTTGATGTTCATGCGGAAGGGAATGGCCCGTTTAAACAAAAGAGGAAATTTTTCTGAATCCAGACCCCCTAAATATACGTCATACAGCTGCCTTCGGAACCGTTCATTATGAGAAGTGGCAAAATAGTCCTCTTTTTCATATAGGGTCTGCAGATAACCAGACACCTCGTGAGTGGTCATGGTCCTGGAACCGGTACGATAACCGTTATCCCAGAGCGGTCCTTTGTGCCAAAAGAACTTTCTGGATATTTCATTGGTATTGGTTTCCACGTCAAAAACGATTCCAATGCACTGGCATTCCCCAGTATCCGTCCGTTTTAATTCCATTACAATCGTGGAGGAAAAATTCTGGTTCCTTAAATAAGCGAATTCGTTGTTCTCCCCGATGTTCACCATGCCCCGCAGATACTCGATCAGGCTCCGGTCCGAATCATCGGCTGCAGCCTTGTTAAAAAATCCCCGTCCGTCGGTATTGGCATAAAGGAGAATCTGCATGGCATCAATGACTGTGGACTTTCCGCTTCCGGAATGGCCGGTAAAGAAATTGATCTCCTGATGAAAGGATAAGGTTTTCCGGGTGATATAATGCCAGTTGTTTAAGAGTATCCTGGACAGGGCCTCAAATTTCCGGTTCGTCATCGTCATCGTCTCCTTCTCCAAATGCTTCTAATAAGGCCCGCACATCATCACCAAAGAGTACCACATTGATGCAGGGATAAATAATCATTCGGCTGTCTCCGTCTAAGTCCTCCATAATATCCAGAGGTTCCAATATCTGATATTTTTTTAACAAAGTGATTGCCCGGCGGATCTCTGTGGGGGATGGCTGTTTCTTAAATAAACGGTAATTTCCCAGCTTCTCATGAATCTCGCTTAATGTGGTGTAGATGTTAACGCTGGTGGAAACTGCCGCCATCTGCTCATCATAGATCAGCTTTAAGATCAGAAGATAAAGGGTGGCCAGCTTTGGAAGCTTATCTCCTACCGTATTCTCCCCCTGGATATAAATAAGGCCCAGCTGGCTGTTTTCCTGAACAGTCACTCCGCTGACGGCAAGGTAGGCCCGGATAAATTCCAGATGCTTGTTGCAGATTTTAAATTCCGGATTAAAGACAAACCGGTTGTCCCGCTTATCATACTTATGCTCCAGAACAAAGGTCTGCTGGAGAAGAAGCCTTAAAGCTGCCCTTACCTCTTCCTTTTCCCCCTGTCCCAGGGCATCATAATATGGGATATGGCTGATAATGCCAGCACTTTCTTCATAGGTCATGATTCTTTCCTCCTTACAAATACCAGCTTGGGATAACGGTATCTGCCGTTGTCAATAAGCTCTGTCTCCGGATCCTCCACCTGATACAGGCTTTTTCTTCTGGTAGAGTAATCATAGGCCAGGATCAGCTTTTCAAACTCCTCCGGGGAATCCACGGTATCTTCCCTCACTTCCATACGGCCGTTTTCCAGATGGGATTCAATATAGCTTTCGATTTCCTTCCGGCTGTAGCGGCTTTTTAAACGGTTTAATTCCAGGATCTCCTCCATGGTAAGCTCAACAGACGCTTCCTCTGGCAACAGGTTCTCCTTAAAACCGGACCTGGTCTTTCTTTTTTTATAGAGAGACCTTTCAGAGAGGATGGATGTCTGGGATAAGTTCATGCGGCTGCCCACTTCCTTTACAGCTTCATCCTGGTCCGCTGTCTCGGACAGATGATTTAAAAGCCTGATCACAAGCCCCTTCATGTTATCCTCCTGGTTCAGCAGATAGTTCAGTCTGGTAACCGTTGCCCGGATATACCGGGAATGCTCCCTGTCCATATTGGCAATTCGGTGTTCAATATCGTCAAAGCCTCTTTCGATCTGATCCAGCTTTTCTCCTATATCCCCGGCCGTCACCTTCTGCCCGCTGCGGCGGCTCATCTGTTCCATCCATTCCACATCATCCCTCATGGAACTGATCCAACGCTTGATATCATTTTTGTAAAGATAGAAATTATCCGAGGTTTTGAGCATGTGGTATTTCTTTTTTACAATTTCCTCCACATATCCTTCCAGATGTTCTTTTAACAGCTCCCCATACGCCTTTTTTTCCAAAAGACTTTCAAAAAATTTGTCCATGTTATGAAGCATGTCCTGCAGGGTCTTGTTAAGCCGCTTTGTATTGATATAAGCCGTGTTTAACAGGCTTATACCGGCCCTTGGATTATGTTTTAATGAAAAAAGGATGGCGTATACATTCTGAATATAAATCTGGGTCTCATCCTCTTCATCCCTGGCAAGCTTAAAAAAGGCCCCGATCATGACAGCGGCATAATCTGGGATTACGATATTCACCGTCATGGAGGCATAATCATCCACTTTCCGAAGCCAGCCGGCCCTTAACAGCCAGTTTAAGACTCTGACTGCAGTCGGCTCTGAGACATCCGCCTCATCTTCCAGTTCATCCTGCCAGATTACCAGCCGCTTGGCGGTAAAATATTCCTCCAGAACCTGAATGCACACCTCACGGCTTAAAAAGTAGTTGCTGTATTCATATTCCTCATTGATTTTTAACAAAGCCTCTATGTAGGTGGACCGGTTGATGGAACGGAACAATCCCCAAAACCGGTCCGGTATTTCATTCATCAGTATCATTTGTTTCTGCTTCATCTCCTGTTTTTTATGCTCTTTTCAGGTTCCAATCATAAAATATCGGCCTTATTTTACAAAAGCAGACAAAAAGAAACGGCTATCATCAATTATGACAGCCGATTGATCTTCCTTTTAACGGGTTTTTCTTTTCATCCAAGGCCTCTTTCTTTCTATTATAACAAAAATCCCCATTTCTTACAATAAAATTATGGCAGCAGCTTCAAAAGGAAAAAAGGCAGCCGCGCAAAGCTACGCTCATGCACTGGCTGCCTGAAGAGTTTCAAGCTTTAATTCTTAACATTCCCCACATCAATATGGGATTCCTTCTGTTCCTTGTTTTCCACGGTCCAATCGGAAAGGCCGTCTTCCTCTTCCGTTGACTGTTTCCCGCTTTCGGATTCCTTGTTCTCTTCCACAGGCTCTGGGATTCCCTTGGCTTCCCGGAATATTTTCATGAATTCCTTACCGGTAATGGTCTCTCTTTCAATGAGGAATTCCGCAATCTTATCCATCACTTCCCGGTTCTCTGCCAAAAGACTCTTAGCCTCTTCATAGGCCTCCTTTAACATTTTCATGACTTCTTCATCCACCTGGGAAGCGGTAGCTTCTGCACAGTTCATTACGGTACGGCCGCTTAAGTACTGGTCTTCCTTGGATGCCAACCCCATGAGGCCGAATTTCTCCGACATACCGTACTGGGTAATCATAGCCCGTGCCACCTTTGTGGCCTGTTCAATATCATTGGCCGCACCTGTGGTTACGGTGTCAAAAACAATCTCCTCTGCTGCGCGGCCGGCTAAATAGCCGACCAGCATGGCATGAAGCTCTTTTCTGGAATTTAAGAACTTTTCTTCCTCCGGCACATGCATCACGTATCCCAAGGCTCCCATAGTTCTCGGAACAATGGTGATCTTCTGCACAGGCTCTGCATCCTTTTGGAGGGCGCTGACCAAAGCGTGTCC is a window of [Clostridium] saccharolyticum WM1 DNA encoding:
- a CDS encoding Wadjet anti-phage system protein JetA family protein, giving the protein MILMNEIPDRFWGLFRSINRSTYIEALLKINEEYEYSNYFLSREVCIQVLEEYFTAKRLVIWQDELEDEADVSEPTAVRVLNWLLRAGWLRKVDDYASMTVNIVIPDYAAVMIGAFFKLARDEEDETQIYIQNVYAILFSLKHNPRAGISLLNTAYINTKRLNKTLQDMLHNMDKFFESLLEKKAYGELLKEHLEGYVEEIVKKKYHMLKTSDNFYLYKNDIKRWISSMRDDVEWMEQMSRRSGQKVTAGDIGEKLDQIERGFDDIEHRIANMDREHSRYIRATVTRLNYLLNQEDNMKGLVIRLLNHLSETADQDEAVKEVGSRMNLSQTSILSERSLYKKRKTRSGFKENLLPEEASVELTMEEILELNRLKSRYSRKEIESYIESHLENGRMEVREDTVDSPEEFEKLILAYDYSTRRKSLYQVEDPETELIDNGRYRYPKLVFVRRKES
- a CDS encoding DUF4194 domain-containing protein, with protein sequence MTYEESAGIISHIPYYDALGQGEKEEVRAALRLLLQQTFVLEHKYDKRDNRFVFNPEFKICNKHLEFIRAYLAVSGVTVQENSQLGLIYIQGENTVGDKLPKLATLYLLILKLIYDEQMAAVSTSVNIYTTLSEIHEKLGNYRLFKKQPSPTEIRRAITLLKKYQILEPLDIMEDLDGDSRMIIYPCINVVLFGDDVRALLEAFGEGDDDDDEPEI
- a CDS encoding ATP-binding protein, whose product is MTNRKFEALSRILLNNWHYITRKTLSFHQEINFFTGHSGSGKSTVIDAMQILLYANTDGRGFFNKAAADDSDRSLIEYLRGMVNIGENNEFAYLRNQNFSSTIVMELKRTDTGECQCIGIVFDVETNTNEISRKFFWHKGPLWDNGYRTGSRTMTTHEVSGYLQTLYEKEDYFATSHNERFRRQLYDVYLGGLDSEKFPLLFKRAIPFRMNIKLEDFVKEYICMEQDIHIEDMQESVMQYGRMRKKIEDTGVEIAYLKEMGEKFSAVREKEEEISENTYFFRKMEILDYQARIQALTDKTGLAREDLSRQEEQKSALERQMEDLTLQGNELLRRISSTGYEDLKNQLDSGKELLSHLSKSSARWAQTGERLKEWINEEATSNQTIWDIEEFEKNTIDEEKLDRLKRSIAEMRKETEETQKEAEGILRDIRKKERQTREELAQLKAGNKAYPKYLERARSLIQQRLLEETGKAVEVHVLADLLDIRDETWRNAVEGYLGNNKLSLVVAPACSETALAVYGELDKAEYFNVAVLDTERVGRNSYEVVKGGLAEEIIVREAYLQPYIDLLLGKVVKCRSLEELRRCRIGVTPDCMLYHTFRLQHMNPDNYTKFAYIGKDSVRRRIRLLEKNLVSLEEEKKPQEQVLKECRRILSMEGLSEDVGVYLEWQQDMAAFKEKEKEIRRLEQKLEKLKAQDVEEWVKERESILQLCDRKREEQRTVDKLIFGINSELERFRRESLQLQEELVLKERELEPDEELENKVKEFLESRETHRYDQLKNKFWGKCREAEEGRGQAFQALVGARGDYARKYPNRNFSLTAKDNDEYDRLLKILECGSLEEYKKMAAEQAKSAVLHFKDDFMFKIRSAIRDALLRKDELNRIISKLDFGKDKYQFVIGRNKGADGRYYDMFMDDSLEVNPAHLTDSLDNQMNFFTMEHESQYGEVINDLINIFIPPENATAEQMEEAKRNMDKYADYRTYLSFDMQQIIQNEDEVIKIRLSKMIKKNSGGEGQNPLYVALLASFAQAYRISLSPKIQRNPTLRLVVLDEAFSKMDAEKVASCIELIRGLGFQAIISATNDKIQNYVENVDKTFVYANPNKKSISIQEFERESFPELMRELDEDEAYGDTVS